One genomic segment of [Phormidium] sp. ETS-05 includes these proteins:
- a CDS encoding biotin--[acetyl-CoA-carboxylase] ligase — protein MRLQKTLNRERLQAAIEEVFSFLGNVGSLPTPSGAATSLGDNQYLFQKPGFSIPEIWQKNPSALQIFDSVTSTNKTAWELLADGAPPRTVVIAARQTGGRGQWGRQWVSEVGGLYLSFIISPQTLVKLGAATKSGQLTMSVALGLAMCLRAYQIPVLLKWPNDLLLSERKLGGILTETRVHQSFSLNGQISKAVVGVGINWANPVPPTGINLQTFLASQVQAQILLTSIGASLEMLAAIVLAGIVSGEALIERENDMATWLPSYENLLTSMGTAVTIGGRQGVVVGVTTTGELKVRLSPPNQSAAASSTPEIVPDALPRDIPGDVIPGEEICLAPGTISLGYQ, from the coding sequence ATGAGGCTACAAAAGACATTAAATCGAGAAAGATTACAAGCTGCCATTGAGGAAGTATTCTCATTTTTAGGCAATGTAGGCTCACTACCAACACCGAGTGGCGCCGCCACATCTTTGGGGGATAATCAATATTTATTCCAGAAACCAGGTTTCTCAATTCCAGAAATTTGGCAGAAAAACCCTTCTGCACTGCAGATTTTTGATTCCGTCACCTCCACAAATAAAACTGCGTGGGAGCTACTCGCCGATGGGGCGCCGCCAAGAACCGTAGTCATTGCCGCTAGACAAACCGGTGGTAGGGGACAATGGGGACGCCAGTGGGTTTCTGAGGTGGGGGGGCTTTACCTGTCGTTCATCATTTCTCCTCAAACTCTGGTCAAGTTGGGGGCGGCTACCAAAAGCGGCCAATTGACCATGAGCGTTGCTTTAGGTCTGGCAATGTGTTTGCGTGCTTACCAAATTCCGGTTTTACTGAAGTGGCCTAACGATTTGCTGTTGTCAGAGCGCAAATTGGGTGGTATCCTTACAGAAACTCGCGTGCATCAGAGCTTTTCCTTAAATGGGCAAATCTCTAAAGCAGTTGTGGGAGTAGGGATTAATTGGGCAAATCCTGTACCCCCCACGGGAATAAATTTGCAAACCTTTTTGGCTAGTCAAGTTCAAGCGCAAATTCTTCTTACCAGCATCGGGGCATCTCTGGAAATGCTCGCGGCGATCGTCCTGGCGGGGATAGTATCCGGGGAAGCCCTAATCGAGCGGGAAAATGATATGGCAACTTGGCTGCCATCATATGAAAATCTTCTTACCAGCATGGGGACTGCTGTCACCATCGGGGGGCGTCAGGGAGTGGTTGTGGGAGTCACCACCACTGGAGAGCTGAAGGTGCGATTATCCCCACCAAATCAAAGCGCCGCCGCATCTTCCACTCCCGAAATTGTTCCAGATGCTCTACCTCGGGATATTCCTGGTGATGTTATTCCTGGTGAAGAAATCTGTCTTGCTCCCGGTACAATTTCTTTGGGATACCAGTAG
- a CDS encoding peptidoglycan DD-metalloendopeptidase family protein codes for MSQKQRGLKSSVLPSRFARTPLSIVCQFSLLLQGLSWIPSLAIWSSSSVQAQEETPSQEMEAPTPPEVGNQSSSPLPEIAPPQPMEINSLDETTASPEFYPPSIPESSVPTPVVTNPAVEWEPATSEPVPSIAMPESEATAPLVEPAPQSEAREQGNQTATAPQWLPKSADAEYYSPIESSEPAAPLSLDAPLDSSNGAGELVTTNQGEVAPAEASGDWATAAPADLGSTKWANGGDSAGYDYSNYYIDPTEYAIDVPPSPPSSVTATATPAPTASGAPTTTPATTATAPELPPPPPPVVIPSTTVVQRQPSPPPGRTPVAAAEDARVRVYAPAPMYEATRYEAAPAPQRWVAAEPAVKLGPVEVSSSQVKFDMNKHAGILDYRRAARQRAAMGQGNTRMVFPLAVPTAITSAFGWRMHPISGRQQLHQGVDFGAPLGTPILAAFAGKVAIADWLGGYGLTVVLSHDEGTKETLYAHMSEVLVKEGQEVVQGEPIGLVGSTGFSTGPHLHFEVRELTPDGWVAMDPGTQIEYALAELVKSLQVAQAQPTDTAKPEPSNGATPTLTPNSSVTTEEVKNAEGL; via the coding sequence ATGAGCCAAAAACAAAGAGGGCTGAAGTCCTCGGTCTTACCTTCCCGATTTGCCCGCACCCCTTTAAGCATCGTCTGCCAATTTTCCCTCCTACTGCAGGGACTAAGCTGGATTCCAAGTTTGGCGATTTGGAGCAGCAGCTCGGTGCAAGCACAAGAGGAAACTCCCTCTCAGGAGATGGAGGCACCAACACCGCCAGAAGTAGGCAATCAGAGCAGTTCGCCTCTTCCCGAAATTGCGCCTCCTCAACCAATGGAAATCAACTCCTTGGACGAAACAACTGCCTCACCGGAGTTTTATCCTCCATCGATTCCTGAGAGTTCCGTACCGACGCCTGTAGTTACAAACCCCGCCGTCGAGTGGGAGCCCGCTACTTCGGAACCAGTACCCAGCATTGCGATGCCTGAGTCCGAGGCTACAGCCCCTTTAGTAGAACCGGCGCCCCAGTCGGAAGCCCGAGAACAAGGGAACCAAACGGCCACTGCTCCCCAGTGGCTGCCCAAGTCGGCGGATGCAGAATACTATTCTCCCATAGAAAGCTCGGAGCCAGCAGCCCCGTTGAGTCTTGATGCGCCGTTAGATTCCTCGAATGGGGCGGGTGAACTCGTTACCACCAACCAAGGGGAAGTCGCCCCAGCCGAGGCTAGTGGAGATTGGGCTACAGCGGCACCAGCAGATCTGGGAAGCACAAAATGGGCTAATGGTGGGGACTCTGCGGGCTATGACTATAGCAATTACTACATCGACCCCACGGAATATGCGATCGATGTGCCACCGTCACCCCCATCATCTGTTACCGCCACCGCCACCCCAGCACCGACAGCATCTGGGGCACCTACCACCACACCCGCCACCACCGCCACGGCACCAGAACTGCCCCCGCCGCCACCACCAGTGGTGATTCCTAGTACCACTGTGGTTCAACGACAGCCATCACCCCCCCCAGGGAGAACGCCTGTGGCAGCGGCGGAGGATGCTAGGGTCAGGGTATATGCACCAGCCCCAATGTATGAGGCGACAAGGTATGAGGCGGCACCAGCACCCCAGCGGTGGGTGGCGGCTGAGCCTGCGGTTAAGCTCGGTCCGGTGGAGGTAAGCTCTAGCCAAGTCAAGTTTGACATGAACAAGCACGCGGGGATTTTGGACTACCGCAGGGCCGCACGCCAAAGAGCGGCAATGGGCCAAGGGAATACTCGGATGGTTTTTCCCCTGGCGGTGCCGACGGCCATCACTTCGGCGTTTGGCTGGCGGATGCACCCCATTTCTGGTCGTCAGCAGTTACACCAGGGTGTGGATTTTGGCGCGCCTTTGGGGACGCCAATTTTGGCGGCTTTTGCTGGTAAGGTGGCGATCGCTGACTGGTTGGGTGGCTACGGTTTGACCGTTGTCCTCAGTCACGATGAAGGCACCAAAGAAACTCTCTATGCCCATATGTCAGAAGTGTTAGTCAAAGAAGGGCAAGAGGTCGTCCAAGGTGAGCCGATCGGACTGGTGGGCAGCACCGGTTTCAGCACCGGCCCCCACCTGCACTTTGAAGTCCGCGAACTCACCCCCGACGGTTGGGTAGCAATGGATCCGGGGACTCAGATTGAGTACGCCCTTGCGGAGTTGGTAAAATCTTTACAAGTGGCTCAAGCACAACCCACCGACACCGCCAAACCAGAGCCCAGCAATGGCGCAACTCCAACCCTCACTCCTAACTCTTCTGTGACAACCGAAGAGGTGAAAAATGCTGAGGGGCTTTGA
- a CDS encoding riboflavin synthase: MFTGLIQDIGSSSAISSYKFQIICSTRKTSVPHLPHTPRREDQGLLTHDKLLIGDSVAVDGVCLTVEELLPNGFIASASPETLRRTTLGAEVKQVNLETSLRAGGKIGGHFVTGHVDGIGCLRDVVQTAGSWEITFNAPTEFASLWLQQIAPFIVPKGSIAVNGISLTVADCDAAGTWFKTAVIPHTFKTTNLHYLSPGSLVNIEADILGKYAAKFIQSRINYTGFSAESNSLAAEEITEDFLTEHGFL; the protein is encoded by the coding sequence GTGTTTACTGGGCTAATTCAGGATATAGGCAGTTCTAGCGCCATTAGCAGCTACAAATTTCAGATTATCTGCTCCACCAGGAAAACCTCGGTGCCGCACCTCCCCCATACCCCAAGGAGAGAAGACCAAGGACTTTTGACACATGACAAACTCTTGATCGGCGACAGTGTAGCGGTAGATGGAGTTTGTCTTACCGTGGAAGAACTATTGCCCAATGGGTTTATCGCCAGTGCCTCCCCAGAAACCCTCCGCCGCACCACCCTAGGCGCTGAGGTAAAACAAGTGAATCTGGAAACCTCTCTGCGAGCTGGGGGTAAAATCGGGGGTCACTTCGTCACCGGACACGTGGATGGCATCGGCTGTCTTCGGGATGTAGTACAAACCGCCGGTTCTTGGGAAATCACTTTTAACGCTCCCACAGAGTTTGCCTCCTTATGGCTGCAGCAGATTGCCCCATTCATCGTCCCCAAAGGTAGTATCGCGGTTAATGGCATCAGCTTAACTGTGGCGGACTGTGATGCTGCTGGAACCTGGTTTAAAACCGCTGTGATTCCCCATACTTTTAAAACCACCAATCTTCATTACTTAAGTCCTGGTAGTTTAGTTAATATAGAAGCAGATATTTTGGGTAAATACGCAGCCAAATTTATCCAATCCCGCATTAATTATACTGGTTTTAGCGCCGAATCAAATTCATTAGCAGCAGAAGAGATAACCGAAGATTTTTTAACAGAACACGGTTTTTTGTGA
- a CDS encoding bifunctional nuclease family protein, translated as MIEMKVAGIALDAATRSPIVLLRDTEDRRALPIYIGQDQARSIISALENQKPPRPLTHDLMVNLLEEWQLTLDRVIIHSLQDNTFYAVLTVMHGEVKKEMDARPSDAIALALRTNCPIWVMEEVVADASIPVDREADEAERQAFRDFVSSVRPEDFLKRGRLSNQGEG; from the coding sequence ATGATTGAGATGAAAGTCGCTGGAATCGCATTGGATGCAGCAACCCGGAGTCCGATCGTACTCCTCAGAGACACTGAAGACCGGCGGGCCCTGCCGATTTATATCGGCCAAGACCAAGCCCGCTCAATCATCAGCGCGCTCGAAAATCAGAAGCCTCCTAGGCCCTTGACTCACGATTTGATGGTCAACTTGCTGGAAGAATGGCAATTGACTCTGGATCGGGTGATTATTCATTCCTTGCAAGACAATACTTTCTATGCGGTGCTAACGGTGATGCACGGGGAGGTGAAAAAGGAGATGGACGCTCGTCCTAGTGATGCGATCGCCCTGGCTCTGCGCACCAACTGCCCCATCTGGGTGATGGAAGAGGTGGTGGCTGACGCCTCCATCCCTGTGGACCGAGAAGCAGACGAAGCCGAACGCCAAGCCTTTCGCGATTTCGTCTCCAGTGTGCGCCCAGAAGATTTCCTGAAACGGGGACGCTTGAGCAACCAAGGGGAAGGTTAG
- a CDS encoding aldo/keto reductase — MKYRRFGKTNLHLSAFSLGTMRYLASETVAIATVLEAVAKGINHLETARGYGHSEQYLGAALASRLPLPRAQLHITTKIPPQPNQAQMDRYIDESLQRLNTTYIDCLAIHGINKNEHLEMVLHGGSLRAIDKAIDDGRVRHLGFSTHGSLELILAAINTDLFAFINLHYYYFFQRHAPAVALAHQKDMGVFIISPADKGGRLYTPPPTLQQLCHPFSPLHLNYRFLLSDPRITTLSVGPAHPAELEEPLQVADMDGPLTSDEIGAFQRLETHATKALATDKCSQCYQCLPCPENIQIPEVLRLRNLAVAYDMTEYGQYRYRMFENAGHWFPGMKGNKCTECGDCLPRCPEQLHIPKLLQDTHQKLNGASRRRLWGD; from the coding sequence ATGAAGTACCGCCGGTTTGGCAAAACTAATCTGCATCTGTCCGCTTTTTCCCTCGGCACTATGCGCTATCTGGCATCGGAAACGGTGGCGATCGCCACCGTCCTAGAAGCAGTGGCAAAAGGAATCAACCACCTAGAAACTGCCCGAGGCTACGGCCACAGCGAACAATATTTAGGAGCCGCCCTCGCCTCCCGATTGCCACTGCCCAGAGCGCAACTACACATTACCACCAAAATCCCGCCCCAACCCAACCAAGCCCAAATGGACCGCTACATTGACGAATCTTTGCAGCGGCTCAACACCACCTATATTGACTGTCTCGCCATTCATGGCATCAACAAGAACGAGCATTTGGAAATGGTATTGCACGGGGGCAGCTTGCGAGCAATTGACAAAGCCATTGATGATGGTCGAGTGCGGCATCTTGGGTTTTCCACCCACGGTTCCCTAGAGCTAATTTTGGCCGCCATCAATACGGATTTATTTGCATTTATTAACCTCCATTACTACTACTTTTTCCAGCGTCATGCTCCAGCAGTAGCTCTGGCACACCAAAAAGATATGGGGGTTTTCATCATCTCCCCTGCTGACAAAGGGGGACGCCTCTATACCCCACCGCCAACCCTGCAGCAGCTTTGCCATCCCTTCTCACCCCTCCATCTCAACTACCGCTTTCTCCTGAGTGACCCCCGCATTACCACCCTTAGCGTCGGTCCGGCTCACCCCGCCGAACTGGAAGAACCTTTGCAAGTGGCAGATATGGATGGCCCATTGACTTCAGATGAGATAGGTGCTTTCCAAAGGCTAGAAACCCACGCTACTAAGGCATTGGCTACGGACAAATGCAGCCAATGCTATCAATGTTTGCCTTGTCCTGAAAACATCCAAATCCCAGAAGTGCTACGCCTGCGCAACCTGGCAGTTGCTTATGATATGACAGAATATGGTCAGTATCGCTACCGGATGTTTGAAAATGCCGGACATTGGTTCCCCGGAATGAAAGGCAATAAATGTACAGAATGCGGCGATTGTTTGCCCCGATGTCCCGAACAGCTTCACATCCCTAAATTACTCCAAGATACTCACCAAAAACTCAATGGTGCTAGCCGTCGCCGTTTATGGGGTGATTAA
- a CDS encoding extracellular solute-binding protein, whose protein sequence is MLKNSIPPILLRKFRQAQASPVVLDFAPSAVLQDLFASLQKWQQSKPGENYPQLVTIGDYWLKAAIEQKLIQPLDSQKLTRWEQLPKPWQELVRRDDRGNLAKDGLVWGAPYRWGTTAIAYRRDKFKPLGWQPTDWSDLWRPELRDRISLPNHPREVIGLTLKKLGHSYNTENLANIPKLKAELQQLHTQVKFYSSDAYLEPLITGDTWLAVGYSTDILGVMERQSQIQAVIPASGTAIWADLWVQPNPAAKNTSSEANNDLPYQWIDFCWQPEVAPILSLISDGASPCSPL, encoded by the coding sequence TTGCTAAAAAACTCCATACCGCCGATATTATTGCGGAAATTTCGCCAAGCACAGGCGTCACCAGTGGTTTTGGATTTTGCCCCATCGGCGGTGTTACAAGATTTGTTTGCCAGCCTGCAAAAATGGCAGCAGAGTAAGCCGGGAGAGAACTACCCGCAGTTGGTGACAATAGGAGATTACTGGTTAAAAGCGGCAATTGAGCAAAAGCTGATTCAGCCTTTGGACTCGCAGAAGCTGACGCGGTGGGAGCAACTACCGAAACCCTGGCAGGAGTTAGTCCGGCGGGACGATCGGGGGAATTTGGCCAAGGATGGGTTGGTTTGGGGGGCGCCTTATCGCTGGGGAACGACGGCGATCGCCTACCGCCGCGATAAATTTAAACCCCTCGGTTGGCAACCCACAGACTGGAGCGACCTTTGGAGACCAGAACTGCGCGATCGCATATCCTTACCCAACCACCCACGAGAAGTCATAGGTTTGACCCTGAAAAAACTCGGCCATTCTTACAACACGGAAAATCTCGCCAACATCCCTAAACTCAAAGCCGAGCTGCAACAACTCCACACCCAAGTCAAATTTTACAGCTCTGATGCCTACCTAGAACCCCTAATTACTGGAGATACTTGGCTCGCCGTGGGCTATTCCACGGATATCCTGGGAGTGATGGAACGCCAGAGCCAAATTCAAGCCGTAATTCCGGCTTCCGGGACTGCCATTTGGGCAGACTTGTGGGTGCAACCAAATCCAGCCGCCAAAAACACCAGTAGCGAAGCCAACAATGACCTACCCTATCAGTGGATTGATTTCTGCTGGCAACCAGAAGTCGCGCCAATTTTATCCCTGATTTCCGACGGAGCCTCCCCCTGCTCACCACTGTAA
- the cobT gene encoding nicotinate mononucleotide-dependent phosphoribosyltransferase CobT, with protein sequence MIHVYAQALAGQRWLERYRGCRPNFACVLGFTDTALIPGISAAGATPEDRRYTAIADAEFLALGGLTPGCHPLPPLTAGASPVLISRAVLEGCHIPYYLFNAGLPQPPTVPTVDLGGFPARCLTTGAAMDLETVRHLLAMGLLWGDLLAQDSNSYTILAECVVGGTTTALAVTLALGIPAAGKVNSSHPECNHQQKWEVVQTGLQRAGLVAVPPDPLLVVAAVGDPMQPVVAGMTIAASRKGGVLLAGGTQMLAVYALTRAIARAYDLFWRPEQVVVGTTRWVAADPTGDTVGLAQSVGSVPLLATNLSFATSQYPQLRAYEQGYVKEGVGAGGAAIASHLYSGWNQSQLLAAVESILRR encoded by the coding sequence ATGATTCACGTATATGCCCAAGCCTTAGCAGGACAAAGGTGGCTAGAGCGCTATCGCGGTTGTCGCCCAAATTTCGCCTGCGTCCTGGGTTTTACAGATACGGCTTTGATTCCAGGGATTTCTGCCGCTGGCGCCACCCCGGAAGACCGCCGCTACACCGCGATCGCCGATGCAGAATTTTTGGCTCTGGGTGGATTAACTCCTGGATGTCATCCCCTACCCCCACTAACGGCGGGTGCTTCCCCAGTGCTAATTTCCCGCGCTGTACTCGAAGGCTGTCACATCCCTTATTATCTCTTTAACGCTGGTTTACCCCAGCCGCCCACAGTGCCCACTGTAGATTTAGGAGGCTTCCCAGCCCGCTGTCTCACCACCGGTGCAGCGATGGATTTAGAAACTGTGCGGCATTTACTGGCGATGGGACTGCTCTGGGGGGACTTACTCGCCCAGGATAGTAACAGCTACACCATCTTGGCAGAGTGTGTGGTTGGCGGCACCACCACCGCTCTCGCCGTAACTCTGGCTTTGGGGATACCGGCGGCGGGAAAAGTCAATAGCAGTCATCCGGAATGTAATCACCAGCAAAAATGGGAGGTGGTGCAAACCGGTTTGCAGCGAGCTGGGTTGGTGGCGGTGCCGCCAGACCCCTTACTGGTGGTGGCTGCAGTGGGGGACCCGATGCAGCCGGTGGTGGCGGGCATGACGATCGCGGCTAGTCGCAAGGGCGGAGTTTTGCTCGCCGGTGGGACTCAGATGCTGGCAGTTTACGCCCTCACCCGGGCGATCGCCCGCGCCTATGACCTCTTCTGGCGCCCGGAACAGGTAGTGGTGGGCACCACCCGCTGGGTGGCTGCTGACCCCACCGGTGACACGGTAGGACTCGCTCAGTCCGTCGGTTCTGTCCCCCTCCTGGCCACAAATCTCAGTTTTGCCACCTCTCAATACCCCCAATTGCGCGCCTACGAGCAGGGCTATGTTAAAGAAGGGGTGGGCGCTGGCGGTGCCGCGATCGCCTCCCACCTCTACTCTGGTTGGAACCAAAGCCAATTACTCGCCGCCGTCGAATCCATACTTCGCCGGTGA
- a CDS encoding DUF2232 domain-containing protein, producing the protein MIDSPHNDSDNQSGEIDKSPPPSNPNNLSETASEPPDASDSNHATTNPNPLTPGRFAPPKPALIMVETAFLASTSSLIWLINYYFPLGPVLRIFFPVPIALVYLRWGSRAANMAAVVSGLLLSVLMGPTRSVLFLIPFGVLGVLLGWLWRLGANWNFSIIMGTLIGSLGFFFRLWLLSIMLGEDLWVYLTTQMTELAEWIFLKMGWLAQPELYLIQIMVIILVLLNNLIYLFAVHLVAALLLERVGNPIPAPPKWVEILLEEE; encoded by the coding sequence ATGATTGATTCTCCCCATAATGACTCGGACAATCAGAGTGGAGAAATTGACAAATCCCCACCCCCATCTAACCCCAATAACCTATCGGAAACAGCATCAGAACCACCAGACGCCTCAGATTCCAACCATGCTACTACCAATCCCAATCCTTTAACCCCAGGGAGATTTGCCCCACCAAAACCAGCTTTAATCATGGTAGAAACGGCTTTTTTAGCCAGCACTTCTAGTTTGATTTGGCTGATTAATTACTACTTTCCCCTCGGCCCAGTGTTGCGGATTTTTTTCCCAGTGCCGATCGCCCTCGTCTATCTCCGCTGGGGCAGTCGGGCCGCCAATATGGCAGCCGTGGTATCGGGTTTGCTCCTCTCGGTGCTGATGGGGCCGACTCGCAGCGTCTTATTTCTCATTCCCTTTGGGGTGTTGGGTGTGCTACTCGGTTGGCTCTGGCGGCTTGGCGCTAACTGGAATTTTTCCATTATTATGGGCACCCTCATCGGTTCCCTTGGGTTCTTTTTCCGCCTGTGGTTACTATCAATTATGCTGGGAGAAGACCTTTGGGTTTACCTGACTACCCAAATGACGGAACTGGCAGAATGGATTTTCCTGAAAATGGGGTGGTTAGCGCAGCCTGAGCTTTACCTGATTCAAATCATGGTAATTATTCTAGTGCTGCTAAATAACTTAATTTACTTATTTGCAGTGCATTTGGTAGCGGCACTGCTCTTGGAACGGGTGGGAAATCCTATCCCAGCGCCGCCTAAATGGGTGGAAATTTTGCTCGAGGAAGAATGA